A genomic stretch from Schistosoma haematobium chromosome 2, whole genome shotgun sequence includes:
- a CDS encoding CTTNBP2 N-terminal like (EggNog:ENOG410VEIC~COG:S): MRDQLVLMEKRYVKASHVFTSVIILQVCEELEEERRKHERDAAQGDDVLVMLEKERERLKSEVDYERLQNKKLTRDLRRVILSWREQNLLCNKQKFAAVTLIKERKRLSNELASKQKRVAELERSLQQNSLNTKALSPDCTNSDSKMTGTVGSDNNVCCSHQCELLRQKLAEEMETRKAIECSFERLKADYQRLVSESYPKDNTASRPPEDSVGVSVSLINGPWVSTENYSSPESVTTNSSIRFKPNPPQRRSSDMPTSVSPTSNIISSGSILISNSSNHTGATTSGSSQTVVEQCSSRSPSGNVGEKSTTQLSIVPPSATSPPSRSSTPSPPPPPPPMQLHYPYPGMQGHLNHTSRSQSGPPPFLPSTNTNRPIPNSMSHTAVVQTSKSRNLASRQSSPPYQPSYSSPNHTVVIPGRAVNNSIYSTRGGSRKPMSVNVQHTNFHHNPHSTPRPVSPFIQSQSKPALVALQFSQHSSLAPNSTSHPSIGGHHFPTHSLHRSHPSIANPIPSNVRPRNPIQNSQSGLTVAVSVMGGGHVCVNGK; this comes from the exons ATGCGAGATCAACTAGTCCTGATGGAAAAAAGATATGTCAAGGCGAGTCATGTATTTACATCCGTGATTATTTTACAGGTATGTGAAGAGTTAGAGGAAGAACGTCGAAAACACGAAAGAGATGCTGCTCAAGGCGATGACGTCTTAGTTATGCTTGAAAAGGAACGTGAAAGGCTCAAGTCTGAG GTTGACTATGAAAGACTACAGAACAAAAAACTCACCCGTGACTTGAGGCGTGTAATTCTCAGTTGGAGGGAACAAAATCTTTTGTGCAATAAGCAAAAATTTGCTGCTGTTACTCTCATAAAAGAGCGCAAACGTCTTTCTAATGAACTGGCTAGCAAGCAGAAACGTGTGGCTGAGCTGGAGCGATCATTGCAACAGAATAGCCTTAATACTAAAGCACTCAGTCCAGATTGTACCAACTCTGATAGCAAGATGACTGGAACAGTTGGTTCAGATAATAACGTGTGCTGTAGTCATCAGTGCGAGTTGTTACGGCAAAAGCTGGCCGAGGAAATGGAAACTCGTAAAGCAATTGAGTGCAGTTTTGAAAG ACTTAAAGCAGATTATCAAAGACTGGTATCCGAATCTTACCCCAAGGATAATACAGCCAGTCGTCCTCCAGAAGATTCAGTTGGTGTCAGTGTCTCATTGATTAACGGTCCATGGGTTTCTACTGAAAATTATAGTAGTCCTGAGTCCGTCACTACGAATTCTTCGATCAGATTCAAACCAAATCCTCCTCAAAGGCGATCATCTGATATGCCGACTTCCGTGTCACCCACCTCTAATATAATCTCATCTGGATCTATTCTAATTTCTAACAGTTCAAACCACACCGGAGCCACTACTTCTGGCTCTTCTCAAACAGTTGTTGAACAGTGTTCATCTAGATCTCCCTCTGGCAATGTTGGTGAAAAATCAACCACTCAGTTGTCTATTGTCCCTCCATCAGCCACATCACCACCTTCTAGATCATCCACACCATCACCTCCCCCACCGCCACCCCCTATGCAGTTACACTACCCTTATCCTGGGATGCAGGGACACTTAAACCATACTTCACGAAGTCAAAGCGGTCCTCCACCTTTTCTTCCAAGTACAAATACTAATCGCCCTATACCGAACTCAATGTCTCATACAGCTGTTGTACAGACCTCTAAATCTAGAAACCTAGCTTCTCGTCAATCAAGTCCTCCTTACCAACCGTCATATTCTTCTCCGAATCACACTGTGGTCATCCCTGGTAGAGCTGTTAATAATTCCATTTATTCAACACGTGGAGGGTCACGTAAACCTATGTCTGTAAACGTTCAGCATACCAATTTCCATCACAATCCTCATTCAACTCCTCGCCCTGTTTCCCCTTTTATACAGTCTCAGTCTAAACCTGCATTGGTTGCTCTTCAATTCTCTCAACATAGTAGTTTAGCACCAAACAGCACTTCACATCCTTCGATTGGTGGGCATCATTTTCCCACTCATTCGTTGCATCGTTCCCATCCTTCTATTGCTAATCCTATACCATCAAATGTTAGACCACGAAATCCAATCCAGAATAGTCAATCAGGACTTACTGTAGCGGTATCAGTCATGGGAGGTGGACATGTATGTGTAAATGGAAAATAA
- a CDS encoding CTTNBP2 N-terminal like, variant 2 (EggNog:ENOG410VEIC~COG:S) has translation MTEVENDFDEKSVDDLDKDDLIRLFAYLQGELEARDIALATLRVGCFLMIYFQSEHINTANLRAKYGIVVNDRHSVRDLRDPFQALRRDSLCSPLCDNESALKPLYDSQLLQLENLISSQRYAQNKMRDQLVLMEKRYVKASHVFTSVIILQVCEELEEERRKHERDAAQGDDVLVMLEKERERLKSEVDYERLQNKKLTRDLRRVILSWREQNLLCNKQKFAAVTLIKERKRLSNELASKQKRVAELERSLQQNSLNTKALSPDCTNSDSKMTGTVGSDNNVCCSHQCELLRQKLAEEMETRKAIECSFERLKADYQRLVSESYPKDNTASRPPEDSVGVSVSLINGPWVSTENYSSPESVTTNSSIRFKPNPPQRRSSDMPTSVSPTSNIISSGSILISNSSNHTGATTSGSSQTVVEQCSSRSPSGNVGEKSTTQLSIVPPSATSPPSRSSTPSPPPPPPPMQLHYPYPGMQGHLNHTSRSQSGPPPFLPSTNTNRPIPNSMSHTAVVQTSKSRNLASRQSSPPYQPSYSSPNHTVVIPGRAVNNSIYSTRGGSRKPMSVNVQHTNFHHNPHSTPRPVSPFIQSQSKPALVALQFSQHSSLAPNSTSHPSIGGHHFPTHSLHRSHPSIANPIPSNVRPRNPIQNSQSGLTVAVSVMGGGHVCVNGK, from the exons ATGACTGAAGTCgagaatgattttgatgaa AAATCTGTGGATGACTTAGATAAGGATGATTTAATCCGACTGTTTGCTTACCTTCAAGGGGAGCTGGAAGCAAGAGACATAGCCCTTGCTACTCTAAGGGTGGGTTGTTTTCTGATGATTTATTTTCAGTCTGAGCACATAAATACAGCCAATCTAAGGGCAAAATATGGTATTGTAGTAAACGACCGACATAGTGTCAGAGACTTGAGGGATCCTTTTCAGGCATTACGAAGAGATTCA TTGTGCTCACCTCTGTGCGATAATGAATCTGCTTTAAAGCCACTGTACGATAGCCAGTTATTACAGCTAGAGAATCTCATATCATCTCAAAGGTATGCTCAAAACAAAATGCGAGATCAACTAGTCCTGATGGAAAAAAGATATGTCAAGGCGAGTCATGTATTTACATCCGTGATTATTTTACAGGTATGTGAAGAGTTAGAGGAAGAACGTCGAAAACACGAAAGAGATGCTGCTCAAGGCGATGACGTCTTAGTTATGCTTGAAAAGGAACGTGAAAGGCTCAAGTCTGAG GTTGACTATGAAAGACTACAGAACAAAAAACTCACCCGTGACTTGAGGCGTGTAATTCTCAGTTGGAGGGAACAAAATCTTTTGTGCAATAAGCAAAAATTTGCTGCTGTTACTCTCATAAAAGAGCGCAAACGTCTTTCTAATGAACTGGCTAGCAAGCAGAAACGTGTGGCTGAGCTGGAGCGATCATTGCAACAGAATAGCCTTAATACTAAAGCACTCAGTCCAGATTGTACCAACTCTGATAGCAAGATGACTGGAACAGTTGGTTCAGATAATAACGTGTGCTGTAGTCATCAGTGCGAGTTGTTACGGCAAAAGCTGGCCGAGGAAATGGAAACTCGTAAAGCAATTGAGTGCAGTTTTGAAAG ACTTAAAGCAGATTATCAAAGACTGGTATCCGAATCTTACCCCAAGGATAATACAGCCAGTCGTCCTCCAGAAGATTCAGTTGGTGTCAGTGTCTCATTGATTAACGGTCCATGGGTTTCTACTGAAAATTATAGTAGTCCTGAGTCCGTCACTACGAATTCTTCGATCAGATTCAAACCAAATCCTCCTCAAAGGCGATCATCTGATATGCCGACTTCCGTGTCACCCACCTCTAATATAATCTCATCTGGATCTATTCTAATTTCTAACAGTTCAAACCACACCGGAGCCACTACTTCTGGCTCTTCTCAAACAGTTGTTGAACAGTGTTCATCTAGATCTCCCTCTGGCAATGTTGGTGAAAAATCAACCACTCAGTTGTCTATTGTCCCTCCATCAGCCACATCACCACCTTCTAGATCATCCACACCATCACCTCCCCCACCGCCACCCCCTATGCAGTTACACTACCCTTATCCTGGGATGCAGGGACACTTAAACCATACTTCACGAAGTCAAAGCGGTCCTCCACCTTTTCTTCCAAGTACAAATACTAATCGCCCTATACCGAACTCAATGTCTCATACAGCTGTTGTACAGACCTCTAAATCTAGAAACCTAGCTTCTCGTCAATCAAGTCCTCCTTACCAACCGTCATATTCTTCTCCGAATCACACTGTGGTCATCCCTGGTAGAGCTGTTAATAATTCCATTTATTCAACACGTGGAGGGTCACGTAAACCTATGTCTGTAAACGTTCAGCATACCAATTTCCATCACAATCCTCATTCAACTCCTCGCCCTGTTTCCCCTTTTATACAGTCTCAGTCTAAACCTGCATTGGTTGCTCTTCAATTCTCTCAACATAGTAGTTTAGCACCAAACAGCACTTCACATCCTTCGATTGGTGGGCATCATTTTCCCACTCATTCGTTGCATCGTTCCCATCCTTCTATTGCTAATCCTATACCATCAAATGTTAGACCACGAAATCCAATCCAGAATAGTCAATCAGGACTTACTGTAGCGGTATCAGTCATGGGAGGTGGACATGTATGTGTAAATGGAAAATAA